Sequence from the Qipengyuania pelagi genome:
CCATCAGTTCGTAGAAGCCGAGATCGCTGGCGATCGCCTGCCGCCGCGCCCCGTTCGATCCGAATTGCCAGCGCGCCTGCTGCGCCCGCGTCGTCTTGCGGCCCTTCTCGAACCAGTCTTCCTGGCTGAGGATGATGGCGTTGTGATTGCCCATGAATTTCTTCGGATCGCCGCATTGCGTGAGCAGGGCGGCGGTCAGATCGAAGGGATCGCGCAGCAGATGGCGGATTTCGTAGCTGACATCGCCCTTGGGAAGGTAAGCGAGCTTGATTGCGGCATCGCCCTCGCGCGCGAAATCGGCGCAGTGCGAGCAGGTATAGCTCATGAATTCGACCAGCTTGGTCTTCGCCTTGGGATTGCCGACCTTGTGCCCGTTATCGCTGGCGACCACGGTGGTGGACCAGTTCTGCGCCAGCGCGACCGCGCCCGTGCCAAGAAGCGCCAGCGCGGCCATCGAAGCTGTAAGCCGGGCTGCCAGTTTCGAGCCGCGAACCTGCATCGTCATGTCTCGTATCATCCTGTTCAATCGCCGAAGCTGCGTGCCAGCGATTCGAGCACCGTGCGCAGTTCCGGGTCGCCGATATCGCGCAGACTGTCGCCCAGTTCCATCGGAATGGGCTTGAGCGAGGGCGGCGCTTTCGGCCTGGTCGATGGATTGGCCATGTCCTCGGGCGGCTTAACCGTACCTTGCCGAATCTTCACCCGCGCCACCGCGCGGTAGCCGAAAAAGGTGTTCACCCGCTCCATGATCTCGGGGATCACGTGCTGGATCAGCGGGGCATGGGCGGGCGTGACGACGAGCTGGAGGATGCCTTCCGACTTCTCGCCCGGCGGGAAACGGATCGATTCGGGAGCGCATACGCGCGCATGGGTCTCGCCCACGATTTCGGGCCAGCGCGTCACGACGGAGGACTGGACGAAGCCGAAGCGCCGGAACGCGGTGCGCCCGATCTGCGGCATGAGGTCGGACACGGCGCGGGCCGGTCCGCCGCGCGGGCGGTGATATTCGCGAATTTTTTTTCGGCCTACCGCTTCGCTGCCTGAGGCCGTGGATTTCCCGCGCGACTTCGGTGTCGCTGCTTTGCCTGGAGGAGTGTCGTCGCTTTTCATCGTCGCGGCGCCTATGCCATAGGAACGGCGTGACCTCCAGCGCGACCACCATCTTCGCCGCCCATCTTCTGGCGTGGTACGACCGGCATGGGCGCGAGTTGCCGTGGCGCGCGCCGCCCGGCCAACCGCCGACCGATCCCTATCGCGTGTGGCTGTCGGAAGTGATGCTCCAGCAGACGACCGTGGCGGCGGTAAAGCCGTATTTCCGCGCCTTCACCGAACGCTGGCCCAGCGTCGAGGCGCTCGCCGCGGCGCCGGAAGAGGAGGTGATGGCAGCCTGGGCGGGGCTGGGCTATTATTCGCGGGCGCGCAATCTCGTGAAGGCGGCGCGCGCCGTGGCGGAGCGGGGCGGGTTCCCCGATACCGAAGCCGCCTTGCGCGAATTGCCGGGGCTGGGTGCCTATACCGCGGCGGCGGTCGCGGCGATCGCATTCGGTCGCCGCGCGGTGGTGGTGGATGCGAATGTGGAACGCGTGGTCGCGCGCCTGTTCGCGATTTCGGAACCGCTTCCCGCTGCGCGCAAACCCATTCGCGCAAAAACCGATGCGATCACGCCCGAGGAACGCGCGGGCGATTTCGCGCAGGCGATGATGGATCTGGGCGCGACGATCTGCACCACTCGCGATCCCAAATGCCTGCTTTGCCCCCTGGCGGGCGATTGCGCGGGAAGGATGGCGGGCGACCCCACACGCTTTCCCGTCAAGCCGCCGAAAAAACCCAAGCCGCTGCGCAAGGGGATGGCATGGTGGATCGAGCGCGAGGGCCCGGAGGGCGCCGTCGTCTGGTTGGTACGCAGGCCGGGCAAGGGGATGCTCGGCGGGATGCGCGGTCTGCCCGATGACGGATGGTCCGCGCGCGGCGACGGAATCGGCGGCGAGCGCGGCGAACCGCTCGGCCTCGTGCGCCATGGCTTCACGCATTTCGACCTCGAATTGTCGGTCATGCGCGGTTCGGCACCGCTCGGCGAGGGCGAGTGGTGGCGGATCGACCGGTTGGACGAGGCCGGGCTGCCCACCCTCTATGCGAAGGCCGCGCGGCTCGCCGCCGGATGATTTCGCGTCAGATGATACCTCCGCCCAGCGACAGGCGGATCACTGCGACGAGCAGGACGATCAGGCAGAAATTGCGGCCCGAACGCTTGGAGGACAATTGTCCCACCACGATGCCGGCCACGATCAGCGGCAGGGCGAACCAATTGCCCCAGCCGAGCAGGGGAATGGTCGAGGGGATCACGATCACCAGCGAGAGCAGGCCAAGGATGAAGGAGACGATGTTCAGCATGTGTCCCAGATAGGTAATACGGCTCGTCACGCAAGAGCGGATTGTTCGCCTTCGAACGGGTTGCAATCCGCAATCCATCGTTCACAGTGAGCGCGACAAGGGCGATCGGCCCGCAATGATTTCAGAGAGGATTTCCCCGTGGCCTATCGCGATTTCGACACCGGTTTTTCCCGCCGCGCCCTCTTGCGCGGGGGTGCCTTCCTTGGGGCCGGAGCCGCCCTTTCCGGCCCGGCTGCGCTGTTCGCGCAGGCGTCGAACGCGTCGCGCGTCGCGTGGCCCTCTGTCGCCGCGATGGCGGACAAATATGTCGACGAGCGCAAGGTCGCCAACATCGTCGCGACGCTGGGCTGGGGCCAGCAGGCGCCGACCACCATCGCGAAAGGCACGCTCGCCATCGGGCAGCCTCAGCGTGCGGATATCGATTCGCTCTATCGCATCTATTCGATGACCAAGCCGATCACCGGCATGGCGGCGATGATGCTGATCGATGAGGGAAAGCTCGGCCTCGACCAGCCGCTTGCGGAGATACTGCCCCAATTCGCCGATATGCGCGTGCAGCGCACCTATGACGGATCGCTCACCGATACCGTGCCTGCCGAACGTCCGATCACTATCCGCCAATTGCTGACCCATACGGCGGGGCTGGGCTACAATATCGTCCAGAAGGGGCCGATCGCGCAGGCTTATGTCGAGCGCGGCGTGGTGCCGGGCCAGGTCAGCCGCCTGCCGATCCCGGGCCTCGGGCGCGCGACGGCGGTCAAGGGCCTCGCCAATTTCGCGGACCGGCTGGCCGAATTGCCACTCGTCCTCCAGCCGGGATCGAAATGGAGCTATTCGGTCGGGCTCGACCTGATGGGCCGGGTGATCGAGGTGGCGAGCGGGATGCCGTTCGACCGCTTCCTCGATGAACGCATCTTCCAGCCTACCGGCATGACCAGCACCTGGTTCCGCGTGCCGCAGAGCGAGATCGGGCGCTTCACCACCAATTACGGCATCGTCAACGGCGTCCCCATTCCGATCGATCCGGCGCGCGCGTCCATCTATCTCGACGAGCCGTCTTTCCCCTTCGGCGGCGCCGGGCTGGTGTCGAGCCCGCGCGATTACGACCGCTTCCTGCGGATGCTGCTCGGCTATGGCGTGATCGACGGAAAGCGTGTGATGGGCGAGTTGGCGGTCCGTGTCGGCACGTCCAACATCCTGCCCGCAACCGCCAAGACCGAGGGCACCTGGGTCGAGGGTCAGGGTTATGGCGCGGGCGGGCGCGTGACCGGCGGCTCCTACGGATGGGGCGGCGCGGCGGGCACGGTCGCTTTCGTCAATTACGATGCCG
This genomic interval carries:
- a CDS encoding DsbA family protein, whose product is MTMQVRGSKLAARLTASMAALALLGTGAVALAQNWSTTVVASDNGHKVGNPKAKTKLVEFMSYTCSHCADFAREGDAAIKLAYLPKGDVSYEIRHLLRDPFDLTAALLTQCGDPKKFMGNHNAIILSQEDWFEKGRKTTRAQQARWQFGSNGARRQAIASDLGFYELMENRGYTRAQLDKCLIDEAKANALAEASQADVEKYGLTGTPSFVMNGALLDGVHNWAALRPVLDKQR
- a CDS encoding DUF721 domain-containing protein, yielding MKSDDTPPGKAATPKSRGKSTASGSEAVGRKKIREYHRPRGGPARAVSDLMPQIGRTAFRRFGFVQSSVVTRWPEIVGETHARVCAPESIRFPPGEKSEGILQLVVTPAHAPLIQHVIPEIMERVNTFFGYRAVARVKIRQGTVKPPEDMANPSTRPKAPPSLKPIPMELGDSLRDIGDPELRTVLESLARSFGD
- a CDS encoding serine hydrolase, which encodes MAYRDFDTGFSRRALLRGGAFLGAGAALSGPAALFAQASNASRVAWPSVAAMADKYVDERKVANIVATLGWGQQAPTTIAKGTLAIGQPQRADIDSLYRIYSMTKPITGMAAMMLIDEGKLGLDQPLAEILPQFADMRVQRTYDGSLTDTVPAERPITIRQLLTHTAGLGYNIVQKGPIAQAYVERGVVPGQVSRLPIPGLGRATAVKGLANFADRLAELPLVLQPGSKWSYSVGLDLMGRVIEVASGMPFDRFLDERIFQPTGMTSTWFRVPQSEIGRFTTNYGIVNGVPIPIDPARASIYLDEPSFPFGGAGLVSSPRDYDRFLRMLLGYGVIDGKRVMGELAVRVGTSNILPATAKTEGTWVEGQGYGAGGRVTGGSYGWGGAAGTVAFVNYDAGLRAALFTQYMPSEAYPIHEGFPAAVAKDLAAMQKR
- a CDS encoding NUDIX domain-containing protein; this encodes MTSSATTIFAAHLLAWYDRHGRELPWRAPPGQPPTDPYRVWLSEVMLQQTTVAAVKPYFRAFTERWPSVEALAAAPEEEVMAAWAGLGYYSRARNLVKAARAVAERGGFPDTEAALRELPGLGAYTAAAVAAIAFGRRAVVVDANVERVVARLFAISEPLPAARKPIRAKTDAITPEERAGDFAQAMMDLGATICTTRDPKCLLCPLAGDCAGRMAGDPTRFPVKPPKKPKPLRKGMAWWIEREGPEGAVVWLVRRPGKGMLGGMRGLPDDGWSARGDGIGGERGEPLGLVRHGFTHFDLELSVMRGSAPLGEGEWWRIDRLDEAGLPTLYAKAARLAAG